In Chryseobacterium lactis, a single genomic region encodes these proteins:
- a CDS encoding RHS repeat-associated core domain-containing protein, which translates to MADQNKNKIKTIKVDKPNMNPDRSWKVNADVTSVSWDKTKQGWKNGMKNNAESLNPVSMVKSVVGGDDSHPADGGSGGGGDGGAVTTEKAAPESKVKLIKVTPPTLTSTAIQHTSKHFDIVLAIDIHWTLIPPPPSFMLIPLPLPHPFIGIVFDIMDYIKFTIPIPQFIRNMKPDLPEGIPMGGSIYVHGRHKATTTTSVMGVIIPFKHVTSLIPVYMIPFLQEAPHEGEVYYGSQTVLAQGSKMSGNQPQQVLTCMGFPFGMTMLPAMPNKPKKNPLAYFAFYNNFSSMYIQINTGGPVLVGGAFIPHVYTPGEMLMRFAGMFLMRSLTKQIGKGITKFNHFLQGKFGKTNPVSKALCKVGLEPVNFATGAMLFEWDDFKIEGSTPLSWENAWYSDRPYKNGILGNGIFNNHDLYIVPDEDDKIAAWIHPDELQPMAVPFPEVGEEPTYYRSQKIWQYRPDNRTWIIRKGTDVYTYQRFHHSTEGTIFKIVYIEYGDGTIREYEYQDRNIALKSIKDVKSGFHIETVLHPELKKISEVYYCYKNQRDLQVRYDYDERGNLTHVWDIHKKAIAFEYDGENRMIRRTNRNGMAYHWEYDEKSRVVHTKGLDGFMEGRLRYDEEEGYTEVIYPRQNNKTEQYFYEEDYLVYKKVDGEGGETWYDYTSYNELKMIGTPEGRVQGYTYDDMGNIAISHHPDGEEYQYQYNEFGQIIARFSPSGASETWSYDEEGKLISYTDPSEETVIYEYPQGERLPEKSRRKDVITQYEYNQRGQIIRLMNTVGAEQYWRYDEYGRVLIFSPKPLNRTLWNRDRMGRVVELNEQGQLPLKFRYDAYDLPVYATDGRSEWLMSYTPMGSLKRQVRRNSLTYKKEETLAFGYNAYENLMSITNEKGEVYQFERNNNDEVVGETGFDGQKKFFVRDKDGFVTQRRTPQGKNIFYEYDLGGRLTQAHYPDGTWEAYQYDTSGLLIKADNENSSIAFQRNKLGQVTGEKQGEHLIQYEYDSQGNLIGLQSSLGAEIDYSYNDLGQLKNMTAVTRDVHLPWQMNLDISNNGQIQSREMTGGIESTFEFDHIGMPVSQKVTVQKTTAFHKDYHWTSESQLLQVLDRITGGRTKFDYDAFGSLVAAEYSNGEIQYKNPDETGCVYESAKRNDRVYDKGGKLMRDKSWFYHYDDEGNLLLKSKRPINNVKPEHQEEQNNSHPYYKNIASDWLSVPKLPDATVLPNVNEDSSEEILRLEWESGDWAYSWSGNGMLANVKRPDGKVVNFEYDALGRRTSKIGAKKITRYIWDGNNLLHEWSYDIEENPVTVVDDDGNIITGKEPVENLVTWVYEKNTFVPCAKIINDESYSIISDYIGRPIQSYDKDGQVIWSSEYDIYGNLKNVKGDKNFIPFRQLGQYEDSELDGLYFNRFRYYDAESGRYISKDPIGLKGGLSHYTYVYDPNNWVDIFGLNKDELVYQLVNSDGEVVYYGITNRTDRERLLEHLRSENKKGQFSHMEVLAEGLDHGDARSIEGALIRKRMNERLNLMDRMNLSVEDQLSKAGLLNLNRGRLEERWTAKNPLDNFKEDMLETPRKVEKYK; encoded by the coding sequence TATCATGGATTATATCAAATTTACGATTCCCATTCCTCAGTTTATCAGAAATATGAAACCGGATCTTCCGGAAGGTATTCCGATGGGAGGCTCTATATATGTGCATGGAAGGCACAAAGCAACCACAACGACCAGTGTTATGGGAGTGATTATTCCTTTCAAACATGTAACTTCTTTGATTCCTGTGTATATGATCCCATTTCTGCAGGAAGCTCCGCATGAGGGTGAAGTTTATTATGGTTCACAGACTGTTCTGGCTCAGGGAAGCAAGATGAGTGGCAACCAGCCACAGCAGGTTCTTACCTGTATGGGATTCCCTTTCGGAATGACGATGCTGCCTGCAATGCCCAATAAGCCAAAGAAAAATCCACTTGCCTATTTTGCCTTCTATAATAACTTCTCAAGTATGTACATCCAGATCAACACGGGAGGTCCTGTATTGGTAGGAGGTGCTTTCATTCCCCATGTTTATACTCCCGGAGAAATGCTGATGCGGTTTGCAGGAATGTTTTTAATGAGAAGTTTAACCAAACAAATAGGAAAAGGAATTACCAAATTCAACCATTTTTTACAAGGAAAATTCGGAAAAACCAATCCTGTTTCAAAGGCTCTGTGTAAAGTGGGACTGGAACCTGTCAACTTTGCTACCGGAGCAATGTTGTTTGAATGGGATGATTTTAAAATAGAAGGAAGTACACCTTTATCCTGGGAAAATGCATGGTACAGCGACAGACCCTATAAAAACGGAATACTTGGAAATGGTATTTTTAATAACCACGACCTCTATATTGTTCCTGATGAAGATGATAAAATTGCGGCATGGATTCATCCTGATGAACTTCAGCCTATGGCAGTTCCTTTTCCTGAAGTAGGAGAAGAACCTACCTATTACCGAAGTCAAAAAATATGGCAATACAGGCCGGATAACAGAACCTGGATTATTCGTAAAGGGACAGATGTCTATACCTACCAACGTTTCCATCATAGTACGGAAGGAACGATTTTCAAAATTGTTTATATTGAATATGGCGACGGTACCATCAGAGAATATGAGTATCAGGACCGGAATATCGCTCTTAAAAGCATTAAAGATGTAAAAAGCGGCTTCCATATTGAAACGGTTCTTCATCCTGAACTTAAAAAGATATCGGAAGTTTATTATTGTTATAAAAACCAAAGAGACCTGCAGGTTCGTTATGATTATGATGAACGTGGAAATCTTACCCATGTATGGGATATTCATAAAAAGGCCATTGCCTTTGAATATGACGGTGAAAACCGTATGATCAGGAGAACCAACCGAAACGGGATGGCTTACCATTGGGAATATGATGAAAAAAGCAGAGTAGTACACACGAAAGGCCTTGACGGATTTATGGAAGGCAGACTTCGTTATGACGAAGAAGAAGGCTATACTGAAGTTATTTACCCAAGACAAAACAATAAAACAGAACAATATTTCTATGAGGAAGATTATCTCGTCTACAAAAAAGTAGATGGTGAAGGAGGAGAAACCTGGTACGATTATACTTCCTATAATGAATTGAAAATGATAGGAACTCCGGAAGGTAGAGTACAGGGATATACCTACGATGACATGGGGAATATTGCAATTTCTCACCATCCTGATGGGGAAGAATATCAGTATCAGTACAATGAATTCGGACAAATTATCGCGCGTTTCTCACCATCAGGAGCATCGGAAACGTGGAGTTATGATGAGGAAGGGAAATTGATAAGTTATACAGATCCGTCAGAAGAAACTGTTATTTATGAATATCCTCAGGGTGAAAGACTACCTGAAAAAAGCAGAAGGAAGGATGTTATCACCCAATATGAATATAATCAGAGAGGGCAGATTATCCGTTTAATGAATACGGTAGGAGCTGAACAATACTGGAGATATGATGAATACGGAAGGGTGTTGATTTTTAGTCCGAAACCACTTAACAGAACTCTTTGGAACAGAGATAGAATGGGAAGAGTTGTGGAATTGAACGAACAGGGACAACTGCCGTTAAAATTCCGGTATGATGCCTATGATCTTCCGGTATATGCTACCGATGGACGCTCAGAGTGGCTGATGAGCTACACCCCAATGGGAAGTCTGAAACGACAGGTACGTAGAAATTCGCTAACCTATAAAAAAGAAGAAACTTTAGCCTTTGGATATAATGCCTATGAAAACTTAATGAGCATTACCAATGAAAAAGGAGAAGTCTATCAATTTGAAAGAAACAATAATGATGAAGTTGTTGGTGAGACAGGTTTTGATGGTCAGAAAAAGTTTTTTGTAAGAGATAAAGACGGGTTTGTTACCCAAAGAAGAACTCCTCAGGGGAAAAATATTTTTTATGAATATGATTTAGGAGGAAGATTAACGCAGGCACATTATCCTGATGGAACCTGGGAGGCTTATCAATATGATACTTCAGGATTGTTGATTAAAGCCGATAACGAAAACAGCAGTATTGCCTTCCAAAGAAATAAATTAGGGCAGGTCACCGGTGAGAAACAAGGGGAGCACCTTATCCAGTACGAATACGACAGTCAGGGAAATCTGATTGGACTGCAGAGTAGTCTGGGAGCAGAAATTGATTATTCCTACAACGACCTCGGCCAGCTTAAAAATATGACTGCGGTAACCCGGGATGTTCATTTGCCATGGCAAATGAATCTCGATATCAGCAATAACGGGCAAATTCAGTCCCGTGAAATGACAGGTGGTATAGAAAGTACCTTTGAATTTGATCACATCGGAATGCCGGTAAGCCAGAAGGTAACTGTACAAAAAACTACTGCTTTTCATAAAGATTATCATTGGACCTCAGAAAGCCAGTTATTGCAGGTTTTGGATAGAATTACAGGAGGAAGAACAAAGTTTGATTATGATGCTTTCGGAAGTCTTGTGGCTGCAGAATATTCTAATGGAGAGATTCAATATAAAAATCCTGATGAAACAGGCTGCGTATACGAAAGTGCAAAAAGAAACGACCGTGTTTATGATAAAGGCGGGAAACTGATGCGGGATAAAAGCTGGTTTTATCATTACGATGATGAAGGGAATTTACTGTTAAAAAGTAAACGACCAATTAATAATGTTAAACCGGAACATCAGGAAGAGCAAAATAACAGCCATCCTTACTATAAAAATATTGCATCAGATTGGCTGAGTGTACCAAAACTCCCTGATGCCACTGTTTTACCTAATGTCAACGAAGATTCATCAGAAGAGATATTACGTTTGGAATGGGAATCCGGAGATTGGGCGTATTCATGGAGTGGCAATGGCATGTTGGCCAATGTAAAACGACCTGATGGTAAAGTTGTAAATTTTGAATATGATGCACTGGGAAGAAGAACTTCAAAAATTGGTGCAAAGAAAATAACTCGGTATATTTGGGATGGTAATAACCTTTTACACGAATGGAGTTATGATATTGAGGAAAATCCTGTAACTGTCGTTGATGATGATGGAAATATTATTACCGGAAAAGAACCTGTCGAAAATCTGGTCACATGGGTATATGAAAAAAATACATTTGTGCCATGTGCCAAAATAATAAATGATGAAAGCTACAGTATTATTTCTGATTACATAGGAAGACCTATTCAATCTTATGACAAAGACGGTCAGGTCATTTGGAGTTCAGAATATGATATATATGGTAATCTTAAAAATGTAAAAGGTGATAAAAATTTCATTCCTTTCAGGCAGTTGGGTCAGTATGAGGACAGTGAGCTGGATGGCTTATATTTTAATAGATTCAGATACTACGATGCAGAAAGTGGAAGATATATAAGTAAAGATCCAATAGGGTTAAAAGGAGGATTGTCTCATTATACGTATGTCTATGACCCGAATAATTGGGTCGATATATTTGGACTGAATAAAGATGAATTAGTATATCAACTCGTTAATTCTGATGGTGAAGTAGTTTATTATGGTATAACTAACAGAACAGATAGAGAAAGGCTGCTGGAACATTTAAGATCTGAAAATAAAAAAGGACAGTTTTCTCATATGGAAGTTTTAGCTGAAGGATTGGATCATGGAGATGCCCGATCTATAGAAGGGGCCTTGATCAGAAAGAGAATGAATGAACGCTTAAATTTGATGGATAGAATGAACTTATCTGTAGAAGATCAGCTAAGTAAAGCCGGATTATTAAATCTAAATCGTGGAAGGTTGGAAGAACGTTGGACAGCAAAAAATCCTTTAGATAATTTTAAAGAGGATATGCTTGAGACACCTAGAAAAGTTGAAAAATATAAATAA
- a CDS encoding immunity 51 family protein, with the protein MDINNLKEQIKPFFWVEHSNSFSVCLDAGGYKDEIFNTRADEGFEGNGYDWASLANVFIEEKRPDLGENIRFDPEAGMFCAYSSNGEQLKEFILDFKKACEDEDVIKDLFSRAELD; encoded by the coding sequence ATGGACATTAATAATTTAAAAGAACAAATTAAGCCCTTTTTCTGGGTAGAACACAGCAATAGCTTTTCGGTGTGTTTAGATGCCGGAGGGTATAAAGATGAAATTTTCAATACCAGAGCAGATGAAGGTTTTGAAGGTAACGGCTACGACTGGGCTTCATTAGCAAACGTCTTTATTGAGGAGAAACGACCTGATTTAGGAGAGAATATACGTTTTGATCCGGAAGCAGGAATGTTTTGTGCCTATTCATCCAATGGAGAGCAATTGAAAGAATTTATTCTTGACTTTAAAAAAGCCTGCGAAGATGAAGATGTAATTAAAGATTTATTTTCAAGAGCAGAGTTGGATTGA